The Hymenobacter oligotrophus genome segment GGGCCGCCCAAACAGAGCAGTAGCTGCGCCGAGCCTTAGAAGTTGGGCGAAAGCAGGTACTTGCTGTAGAACTCGTCGATGATGCGCACGGCATCCGAGGGGTCGTCCACGATCTGCACCAGGCTCATGTCTTCGGGCGAGATGTTGTGCTCCTCGTGCAGCATTACTTCCTCAATCCACTTGAACAGGCCGTTCCAGTACGCCGAGCCCACGAGCACGATGGGGAAGCGGCCGATTTTGCGCGTCTGAATCAGGGTAATGGCTTCGAACAGCTCGTCGAGGGTGCCGAAGCCGCCGGGCATGCCAATGAAGCCCTGCGAATACTTCACGAACATCACCTTGCGCACGAAGAAGTAATCGAAGTTGATCACCTTATCGGGGTCGATGTAAATGTTGTGCGTCTGCTCGAAGGGCAATTCGATGTTGAGGCCTACCGACTTACCGCCCTCGGAGCGGGCACCTTTGTTGCCGGCCTCCATGATGCCGGGGCCGCCGCCCGTGATTACGCCGTAACCGTGGCGCACCAACTTGGCCGCAATTTCCTCGGCCATTTGGTAGTAGGGGTTCTCGGGCTTCGTGCGGGCCGAACCGAAGATGGATACGCACGGACCGATTTTGGCCATCTTCTCGAAGCCTTCCACGAACTCGGCCATCACCTTAAAG includes the following:
- a CDS encoding LOG family protein, with the translated sequence MTKLKKTSKTKLQEEAHNAGSGRIITQPDVNDNKVTTISDIREQTHGERTVQLDDEQKIRKAFVDKDWNEIKIADSWQIFKVMAEFVEGFEKMAKIGPCVSIFGSARTKPENPYYQMAEEIAAKLVRHGYGVITGGGPGIMEAGNKGARSEGGKSVGLNIELPFEQTHNIYIDPDKVINFDYFFVRKVMFVKYSQGFIGMPGGFGTLDELFEAITLIQTRKIGRFPIVLVGSAYWNGLFKWIEEVMLHEEHNISPEDMSLVQIVDDPSDAVRIIDEFYSKYLLSPNF